The sequence GGCGCTCGACGTTACACGCGCAAGGCTCGAGGAGGCGCGGCTGAATTTAATTCGAACCCGCATTATCGCTCCCTTCGACGCTCGTGTTCGTAACTCGAATCTGGCGGTCGGCGACTACATCAGGGAAGGAAACACGGTTGGCACGATTTACGACGCCTCTGTGCTCGAGGTGCCGGTTTCGCTTCCCGTCGAGGATGCGAGGTGGGCTTTCCGGCGGATAGAGGGTCAACAGTTTCCCCGGACCCAGGACGAGTTGCAGCAGTATTTCTCAAGCGCAAAGATAACCTGGAGCCGCTTTGGCGAAACTTTTGAGTGGCAAGGGCGGGTTACGCTCGTTGGTGCGGGGCTCGATGAGGCTACGCGGGCCGTCACTATGGTTATCGAGGTGCCAGAGCCCTTTAAAAGCTGGAAGCCGGGAAAGCATCCTCCCCTGACAGTGGGAATGTTCGTCAAGGTGGGGATCGTGGGCATTACCTTACAGGATGTCTATGTTATTCCGCGCTCGGCTCTCAGGCCGGGCGACCAGATATATCTCTATCGTGGCGGTGTGCTCGATATGCTCTCAGTCAAGGTTATTCGAAAAGGTCATGGCGAGGTTGTGTTCGAGAACGGTGTGGAAGAGGGCGATAGCCTGATCCTATCGGTTATTCCGGCGGCGGTTCAAGGGATGAAGCTCAGAGCCCTTGAGGAGGGACCGCGGCAGGCGAGCCGAGCCGGAAAAGATTCGCCGTGAAAAGAGTTATCGCCGCAACGGCGAATCACCGGGTATTTGCCAACCTGTTGATGGCCGTGCTCATTCTGTTCGGTGTGATTTCCCTGTTCCAAATAAAAAGTGAATTGATTCCATCGTTCTCTCTCGACCGGGTGCAGGTGCGCGTCGCCTGGGAGGGCGCCAGTCCTGAGGAGGTCGAGGAGGGCGCATGCATCAAGATCGAGGAGGCTATAACCGGTATCGAGGGCATACAGAAGATTACCTCAACGGCCATCGAGCATAGTTGTGCGGTTATCGCGGAACTCGAATCATGGGTTGATGATCCACGAATTGT comes from Nitrospinaceae bacterium and encodes:
- a CDS encoding HlyD family efflux transporter periplasmic adaptor subunit, which translates into the protein MKSRQNKILVSAAVVLILGIALTVFLVRNPREAVTVEPVKRGRLVRTLRLKKQKKTFLINAFGSVRPRNEIKVVAEVSGRVIRRSDGFRDGGFIKKGDTLFKIDPVDYKLAVAQREAEIAQLTADISKLLQEENNYRADLAIAQRYLDVVQNELKRNQRLRKQKVVSPGKLDISLQAVLRQEGEVQRINNLISLVAPNLAQKKAALDVTRARLEEARLNLIRTRIIAPFDARVRNSNLAVGDYIREGNTVGTIYDASVLEVPVSLPVEDARWAFRRIEGQQFPRTQDELQQYFSSAKITWSRFGETFEWQGRVTLVGAGLDEATRAVTMVIEVPEPFKSWKPGKHPPLTVGMFVKVGIVGITLQDVYVIPRSALRPGDQIYLYRGGVLDMLSVKVIRKGHGEVVFENGVEEGDSLILSVIPAAVQGMKLRALEEGPRQASRAGKDSP